One Chitinophagaceae bacterium C216 genomic window carries:
- the kbl_2 gene encoding 2-amino-3-ketobutyrate coenzyme A ligase → MADIFDRLLKNYGPIGQYRERAHGYFAFPKLEGEIGSRMKFRGKDVIVWSLNNYLGLANHPEVRKADAEGAQQFGLASPMGARMMSGNTNYHEQLEAELAAFVSKEDAVLLNYGYQGMVSIIDVLCSRHDVIVYDAECHACIIDGLRLHAGHRFVFKHNNLEDFEKQMQRATAYVEKQGQGGILVITEGVFGMAGDQGKLKEIANLKSKYNFRLLVDDAHGFGTLGKTGAGAGEEQGVQHLIDLYFSTFAKSMASIGAFVAGERKIIDYIRYNIRSQIFAKSLPMPLVIGNLKRLELLRTRPELKDKLWENALKLQNGLKERGFDIGKTDSVVTPVYMKGGVEEATAMIMDLRENYRIFCSIVVYPVIPKGHIIYRLIPTAVHTDEDIRITLEAFTAAKEKLDAGAYKTNAIPDMAEKK, encoded by the coding sequence ATGGCGGATATTTTTGATAGACTTCTGAAAAACTACGGCCCGATTGGTCAGTATAGAGAAAGAGCTCATGGCTATTTCGCGTTTCCCAAGCTCGAAGGCGAAATTGGAAGCCGTATGAAATTCAGAGGTAAAGATGTTATTGTTTGGAGCTTAAATAATTATTTGGGACTGGCCAATCATCCGGAAGTAAGAAAAGCAGATGCTGAAGGTGCTCAACAATTTGGGCTGGCTTCTCCAATGGGAGCTCGGATGATGAGTGGTAATACCAACTATCATGAACAACTGGAGGCAGAACTGGCTGCCTTTGTGAGTAAGGAAGATGCGGTACTGCTCAACTACGGCTACCAAGGAATGGTAAGTATTATCGATGTATTGTGTAGCCGCCACGATGTAATTGTTTATGATGCCGAGTGCCATGCCTGTATCATTGACGGACTAAGGCTTCACGCAGGTCATCGCTTTGTGTTCAAACACAACAATCTTGAAGATTTTGAAAAACAAATGCAGCGCGCCACTGCATATGTAGAAAAACAAGGTCAGGGCGGTATCCTCGTCATTACCGAAGGCGTTTTCGGCATGGCCGGTGATCAGGGCAAGTTAAAAGAAATAGCTAATCTAAAAAGTAAATATAATTTCCGACTGCTGGTGGATGATGCGCATGGATTTGGAACGTTGGGAAAAACCGGTGCCGGAGCAGGAGAAGAACAGGGAGTACAACATTTAATCGACCTTTACTTCTCTACTTTCGCTAAGTCAATGGCTTCTATTGGGGCTTTTGTAGCAGGCGAAAGAAAAATCATCGACTATATCCGTTATAATATCCGTAGCCAAATTTTCGCAAAAAGTCTTCCCATGCCGCTAGTAATCGGCAACCTGAAAAGACTGGAACTGCTGAGAACCCGTCCAGAACTAAAGGATAAGCTGTGGGAAAATGCGCTAAAATTGCAAAATGGGCTGAAAGAAAGAGGTTTTGATATCGGTAAAACAGATTCTGTTGTAACGCCAGTTTATATGAAAGGTGGTGTAGAAGAAGCCACAGCAATGATAATGGACTTAAGAGAAAATTACAGAATCTTCTGTTCGATTGTGGTATACCCCGTAATTCCGAAAGGTCATATCATTTACCGTCTTATTCCTACGGCTGTTCATACCGATGAAGATATACGTATCACACTGGAAGCATTTACTGCGGCTAAAGAAAAACTGGATGCCGGAGCTTACAAGACCAATGCTATTCCAGATATGGCTGAGAAAAAATAA
- the mrcA gene encoding Penicillin-binding protein 1A, which translates to MKKTVKYFWRLFFLGWGAFIAIILMANFGLLGKMPSMAELENPTIAQASEVYASDGTLMGKFYLPSGNRSIVKYKDISPHVINALVATEDKRFYDHAGIDIKGTMRAIIYGGSAGGGSTITQQLALALFNKRASNPFLRILQKLKEWIIAVKLERNFTKEEILTLYLNAVPFPDNVFGIRNASRTFFQKEPSQLTIEEAALLVGSINGPGIYNPRRNPKAAMDRRNLVLSRMAENGNITADQAISLSAQPIKLNYKKPTEDLGYAPYFREILREEVKKILKDITKPDGTPYNIYNDGLKIYTTINPVMQLYAEEAVAQQAPKLYRNVINQGFIKNGSVWKKYEHVLEAAMKNSERWRNLAEDGLSDKEIRATFFVKTPMKVFAWNAARSKDTVMTPYDSIKYHRLFTQAGFMAMDPITGEVKAWVGGIDFKTFKYDHVNLNTKRQVGSTIKPLLYSEAVDELNFSPDTPVEDVQQSFGKGQLVPATSASCTGRTMSMASALTWSRNCATAYIMKQVGPAKFVDFLQKIGLPTEVKPFPSIALGSCELSLFEMMWAYSIFAGRGFSTKPYFISRIEDRNGNVIKRLDYSANRREVISEAAAYIMTRMMQGVVDVGTAAGLRARLGAAEMAGKTGTTNDNSDAWFIGFVPQLLAGVWVGSDDRFIRNEGAGGFGGQAARPIWEYFFKKVYANKDLGISKEDRFIEPPSLSNDAVSADPSLYVTDINPEPSAEGKDIGVGTEEDYMQNLEEYIGPESAPLPEDPKSKQQPKDTSKKVTQDKPIGAPEEPKKKKGLFNKIFKKKNKE; encoded by the coding sequence ATGAAGAAAACGGTAAAATATTTTTGGCGATTGTTTTTTTTGGGATGGGGTGCTTTTATTGCAATTATACTAATGGCCAATTTTGGCCTACTAGGAAAAATGCCCTCTATGGCTGAGCTCGAAAACCCCACCATTGCACAAGCGTCAGAAGTGTATGCAAGCGATGGAACCCTTATGGGGAAATTTTATCTCCCTTCAGGAAACAGAAGTATCGTAAAATACAAAGACATATCCCCGCATGTTATAAACGCATTAGTAGCCACAGAAGACAAAAGATTCTATGATCACGCCGGTATAGATATAAAAGGCACGATGCGGGCTATTATTTACGGAGGCTCTGCCGGTGGTGGTAGTACTATTACCCAACAACTGGCTTTGGCACTTTTTAATAAGCGCGCCAGCAATCCATTTTTAAGAATTCTCCAGAAACTAAAAGAATGGATCATTGCTGTTAAGCTGGAAAGAAATTTCACCAAAGAAGAAATATTGACGCTTTATCTCAATGCCGTTCCTTTCCCGGATAACGTATTCGGTATCAGAAATGCTTCTAGAACTTTTTTTCAAAAAGAACCTAGTCAACTCACCATAGAAGAAGCTGCGCTACTGGTAGGAAGTATCAACGGCCCCGGCATCTACAATCCGCGTCGCAATCCCAAAGCGGCCATGGACCGGAGAAACCTGGTACTGTCGCGCATGGCTGAAAATGGCAATATCACTGCCGATCAGGCAATCAGTTTATCGGCGCAGCCTATTAAATTGAATTATAAGAAACCTACAGAAGACCTGGGTTATGCGCCTTACTTTAGAGAAATATTACGTGAAGAAGTAAAGAAAATATTAAAGGATATCACCAAACCCGACGGCACTCCGTATAACATATACAATGATGGCTTGAAAATCTACACAACCATCAATCCCGTTATGCAGCTCTATGCCGAGGAAGCAGTAGCGCAACAGGCTCCCAAACTATATCGCAATGTTATCAACCAAGGCTTTATAAAAAACGGTTCGGTATGGAAAAAATATGAACACGTTTTGGAAGCGGCTATGAAAAATAGCGAAAGATGGCGTAATCTAGCCGAGGACGGTCTGAGCGATAAAGAAATTAGAGCCACCTTTTTTGTAAAAACCCCTATGAAGGTTTTTGCGTGGAACGCAGCCCGTTCCAAAGACACGGTCATGACGCCATACGACTCTATTAAATACCATCGGCTATTTACGCAAGCTGGTTTCATGGCTATGGATCCTATCACCGGTGAAGTAAAAGCCTGGGTAGGAGGTATCGACTTTAAAACTTTCAAATACGACCACGTCAACCTCAACACTAAGAGACAAGTAGGATCTACCATCAAACCGCTGCTGTATAGTGAAGCAGTGGATGAGCTCAATTTTTCTCCCGATACACCTGTAGAGGATGTACAACAAAGTTTTGGAAAGGGTCAGCTGGTGCCGGCCACTTCTGCTAGCTGTACCGGTCGTACGATGAGTATGGCCTCTGCACTTACTTGGTCACGCAACTGTGCCACCGCCTATATCATGAAACAGGTAGGCCCGGCAAAATTCGTAGATTTCCTACAGAAAATAGGGCTCCCCACAGAGGTGAAACCCTTCCCATCCATTGCCCTGGGCTCTTGCGAGCTTTCATTGTTTGAAATGATGTGGGCATATTCCATATTTGCCGGACGGGGCTTTTCCACCAAACCCTACTTTATTAGCCGCATTGAGGACCGCAACGGCAATGTAATAAAACGATTGGATTACAGCGCAAACCGTAGAGAGGTTATTAGCGAAGCCGCTGCATACATCATGACACGTATGATGCAAGGAGTGGTAGATGTAGGAACCGCTGCCGGATTGCGTGCCCGCCTAGGAGCCGCAGAAATGGCCGGTAAAACGGGAACTACCAACGATAATAGTGATGCTTGGTTTATAGGTTTTGTACCGCAACTGCTCGCCGGCGTATGGGTGGGTAGTGACGACCGATTTATCAGAAATGAAGGTGCGGGTGGTTTCGGAGGGCAAGCAGCACGCCCCATATGGGAGTATTTCTTTAAAAAGGTATATGCCAACAAAGATTTGGGCATTAGCAAGGAGGATCGCTTTATTGAACCACCCAGCTTAAGCAATGATGCCGTAAGTGCCGATCCATCCTTATACGTAACTGATATTAACCCTGAACCCTCTGCCGAAGGTAAAGATATCGGAGTAGGTACAGAGGAAGATTACATGCAGAACCTGGAAGAGTATATCGGTCCAGAATCGGCTCCATTACCTGAGGATCCAAAATCCAAACAACAACCTAAGGACACCTCCAAGAAAGTAACTCAAGACAAGCCCATTGGTGCTCCTGAAGAGCCTAAAAAGAAAAAAGGACTGTTTAATAAAATCTTCAAAAAGAAAAATAAAGAGTAA
- the sprT gene encoding Protein SprT gives MAKKEVPLHHLAQYLPDNTYESVIAYLNFYKVHLTIARSRKSVLGDYRHKWGSANHRISVNGNLNRYAFLITLLHELAHLITFEQYGNRVQAHGKEWKNIYARLLAQFIEKKIFPADIEYELLKSLRNPGASSCAEEDLQRVLYDYNERKDGYTLLERLPAGALFQIYDGRVFQKGKKRTKRYNCVEIATNKVYLFSGVYEVLPVR, from the coding sequence ATGGCTAAAAAGGAAGTGCCTCTGCATCATTTGGCACAGTATCTACCCGATAACACTTACGAATCTGTAATCGCTTATTTGAATTTTTATAAGGTACATCTTACCATAGCAAGAAGCCGTAAATCGGTTCTGGGCGATTATCGGCATAAATGGGGTTCTGCGAATCACCGCATTAGTGTTAACGGCAATCTGAATAGATATGCTTTTTTGATAACCTTACTTCACGAGCTGGCACATCTCATTACCTTTGAGCAGTACGGTAATCGGGTGCAGGCGCATGGTAAGGAATGGAAAAATATTTATGCCCGGCTTCTGGCGCAGTTTATCGAGAAAAAAATTTTCCCTGCGGATATCGAATACGAATTGCTCAAAAGTCTACGTAATCCTGGAGCCTCTAGTTGTGCTGAAGAAGACCTGCAGCGTGTACTTTACGATTATAATGAAAGAAAAGACGGTTATACGCTACTGGAACGGCTTCCGGCAGGTGCGTTATTCCAGATATATGATGGCCGTGTATTTCAGAAGGGGAAAAAACGTACCAAGCGCTATAATTGTGTAGAAATAGCCACTAATAAAGTGTATTTGTTTAGCGGTGTGTACGAGGTACTTCCCGTCCGATAA
- a CDS encoding Putative glutamate--cysteine ligase 2, with translation MVLNYKAFTLGIEEEYMVLDPETYELKSHDQKIVQEGQKSIKDKVKAEMHQAVVEVGTDICQDIDEAYKDVALLRKTISDIAEGLSFKLGASGTHPFSHWQSQLITDHQRYNEIIAELQEAARSNLIFGLHVHVGMESRELANHIANSTRYFLPHIFALSTNSPFWEGRLTGYKSFRTKVFDKFPRTGIPDAFESIEAYDNYVKMLIKTNCIDNAKKIWWDLRVHPFFNTVEFRICDIPMTVDETIAIAALFQAICARIYMLRSKNLNFIQYSRALINENKWRASRYGLDGRLIDFGKEEEVNTRALIYELLDFIDPVLNHLGSRHRVEYVHRILEQGTGADRQLAVYEATNNLKEVARYISDSFLAIL, from the coding sequence ATGGTGTTAAATTATAAAGCTTTCACTTTAGGGATCGAAGAGGAGTACATGGTGCTCGACCCTGAAACATATGAGCTTAAAAGCCATGACCAGAAAATTGTGCAAGAAGGTCAGAAAAGTATCAAGGATAAGGTAAAGGCCGAAATGCACCAGGCTGTAGTAGAGGTGGGTACTGACATTTGCCAGGATATTGACGAAGCCTATAAAGATGTAGCGTTGCTGCGCAAAACGATTAGTGACATAGCCGAAGGGCTGTCGTTCAAACTGGGTGCTTCCGGCACGCATCCGTTTAGCCACTGGCAAAGCCAGCTTATTACTGATCATCAACGTTATAATGAAATCATCGCCGAGCTACAAGAAGCGGCAAGAAGCAATCTAATTTTCGGACTTCACGTACATGTGGGCATGGAAAGCCGTGAGTTGGCCAACCATATTGCCAATTCTACTCGCTATTTTTTGCCACACATCTTTGCACTCAGCACCAATTCTCCGTTTTGGGAAGGCCGCCTCACCGGATACAAATCCTTTCGCACTAAAGTCTTTGATAAATTCCCGCGCACCGGAATTCCTGATGCTTTTGAAAGCATAGAAGCATATGACAATTACGTTAAGATGCTGATCAAAACGAACTGTATTGATAACGCCAAAAAAATCTGGTGGGACCTAAGGGTGCACCCCTTCTTCAATACAGTGGAATTCCGAATATGCGATATTCCCATGACAGTGGATGAAACCATTGCCATTGCAGCATTGTTTCAGGCCATATGCGCCCGTATCTACATGTTGCGTAGCAAAAACCTGAACTTTATTCAGTATTCGCGTGCATTGATTAACGAAAACAAATGGCGCGCCAGCCGCTATGGATTGGATGGCAGACTGATTGATTTTGGCAAGGAAGAGGAAGTAAATACCCGTGCTTTGATTTACGAATTGCTCGACTTTATAGATCCGGTTTTGAATCATCTGGGAAGCCGCCATCGTGTAGAATATGTACACCGCATTTTGGAACAAGGCACAGGGGCTGACAGACAGCTGGCTGTTTATGAAGCAACAAATAATCTTAAAGAAGTTGCTAGATATATTAGTGATAGTTTTCTTGCCATTTTATAA
- a CDS encoding Cellobiose 2-epimerase yields MPNALINETSPYLLQHAHNPVNWYPWGEEALRKAKEEDKPILVSIGYAACHWCHVMERESFEDPETAAIMNEFFVNIKIDREERPDLDHIYMDAVQVMTGSGGWPLNVFLTPDKKPFYGGTYYPPIPMVNRPSWKQVLHAVAEAFQHKRKEIEEQAEGLTSHLMSSNNFGINTPHNDFSIEQIDAACENLLKQGDKQWGGFGAAPKFPQTFAIQFLLKYGLLEQKRRPEMAKAAHEHAFLSLNKMIEGGIYDQIGGGFARYATDKEWLVPHFEKMLYDNALLVTTLSEAYRITGWEQYKTVIQQTLEFVEREMLHPSYGFYAALDADSEGEEGKFYVWTLEDVKRILGTDADIYCEFYDITAEGNWEHRNILRIKTPLAVFAAEKKIDVATLKNLLKRCNKRMLEARALRIRPALDDKIILGWNALMNAAYSHAYAATGIDAYRQTAIRNMQFLLENFADADGVLMHVWKNNEAKFPAFLDDYAYLIQALLQLYKVTAHPQWLQRAKKLCEKVLQNFVEPSGYFYYTPQQQQDVIIRKKEVYDGATPSGNAVMALNLLELGMLFDKRDWVQQAQQMITGVSTLAVKYPTSFGMWLMGYYQLIKGTKEIVLCGAYERDLSTLLQQPLPFNIIMATHEEDEQYPLLKGKVVGNPLAIYLCENYACKQPVFDIESLLQQLND; encoded by the coding sequence ATGCCCAATGCACTAATCAATGAAACCAGCCCTTATCTGTTACAACATGCACATAATCCGGTAAATTGGTATCCCTGGGGTGAAGAAGCTTTGCGTAAAGCTAAAGAGGAGGACAAGCCCATTCTCGTGAGTATAGGTTATGCAGCCTGTCATTGGTGTCATGTGATGGAGCGTGAAAGTTTTGAAGATCCTGAAACGGCTGCCATCATGAACGAGTTTTTTGTAAATATTAAAATAGATAGAGAAGAACGCCCCGATCTGGATCATATTTATATGGATGCGGTGCAGGTGATGACGGGGAGTGGCGGCTGGCCCTTGAATGTTTTTTTGACTCCCGATAAAAAACCTTTTTATGGAGGTACTTATTATCCTCCCATTCCGATGGTGAATCGTCCTTCGTGGAAGCAGGTATTGCATGCAGTAGCAGAAGCATTCCAGCATAAACGTAAGGAAATAGAAGAGCAGGCAGAAGGGCTTACTTCGCATTTAATGAGCTCGAACAATTTTGGTATTAATACACCACACAATGATTTTTCGATAGAACAAATCGATGCCGCTTGCGAAAATCTTTTAAAGCAGGGTGATAAGCAATGGGGCGGCTTTGGAGCAGCGCCAAAATTTCCACAGACATTTGCTATACAATTTCTATTGAAGTATGGACTACTGGAGCAAAAAAGAAGACCGGAGATGGCTAAGGCTGCGCACGAGCATGCTTTCCTGAGCCTGAATAAAATGATTGAGGGAGGCATTTATGATCAAATTGGTGGTGGTTTTGCCCGGTATGCAACCGATAAGGAGTGGTTAGTGCCTCATTTTGAAAAGATGTTGTATGATAATGCACTGTTGGTTACAACGCTGAGTGAAGCTTATCGCATCACAGGTTGGGAACAATACAAGACAGTTATTCAGCAAACGCTGGAGTTTGTAGAAAGAGAAATGTTGCATCCCTCTTATGGTTTTTATGCTGCGCTAGATGCCGACAGTGAAGGAGAAGAAGGAAAGTTTTATGTATGGACGTTGGAGGATGTAAAGCGTATACTAGGAACTGATGCGGATATCTATTGTGAATTTTATGATATCACTGCGGAGGGTAATTGGGAGCACCGTAATATATTAAGAATAAAAACACCATTGGCAGTATTTGCTGCAGAAAAGAAAATAGATGTTGCAACATTGAAAAACTTATTGAAGCGTTGCAATAAAAGAATGTTGGAGGCTAGAGCTTTGCGCATAAGGCCTGCTTTGGATGATAAAATCATATTAGGTTGGAATGCATTGATGAATGCTGCTTACAGTCATGCCTACGCGGCTACAGGCATCGATGCTTATAGGCAAACGGCCATTCGTAATATGCAGTTTCTACTGGAAAATTTTGCCGATGCCGATGGTGTACTGATGCATGTATGGAAGAATAATGAGGCTAAGTTTCCTGCCTTTTTGGATGATTATGCTTATCTCATTCAGGCTTTATTGCAATTGTATAAGGTGACTGCCCATCCACAGTGGTTGCAACGAGCCAAAAAGCTCTGCGAAAAGGTGCTTCAAAATTTTGTAGAGCCGAGTGGATATTTTTACTACACACCGCAACAACAGCAAGATGTCATTATTCGAAAAAAAGAAGTATACGATGGTGCTACTCCCAGCGGCAACGCAGTTATGGCATTAAACTTATTGGAATTGGGTATGCTGTTCGACAAGCGGGATTGGGTGCAGCAGGCACAGCAAATGATTACCGGTGTAAGTACTCTTGCCGTGAAGTATCCAACTTCTTTTGGAATGTGGTTGATGGGATATTATCAGCTCATCAAAGGAACTAAAGAAATAGTGCTATGTGGAGCGTACGAGCGAGACTTAAGTACTTTATTGCAACAGCCATTGCCTTTTAATATTATTATGGCTACACACGAAGAGGATGAGCAGTATCCATTGTTAAAAGGAAAGGTTGTAGGAAATCCTCTTGCTATTTACTTGTGTGAAAATTATGCTTGTAAGCAACCCGTATTTGATATTGAAAGTTTATTACAACAGTTAAATGATTGA
- the uvrC gene encoding UvrABC system protein C: MTQEAFSKIAPTIPTQPGVYKYFDNTGTIIYVGKAKNLRKRVSSYFNKNITNYKTHELVKRIAKIEFTIVDSESDAFILENSLIKEFQPRYNISLKDDKSYPYIVIKNEPFPRVYLTRQPVNDGSEYLGPYTSVFKVRELLEFIRRTIPLRTCTLNLTPKNIERKKFKVCLEYHIGNCKGPCEGLQSQEEYEANIRQVKNLLKGNLAPVIRQFKEEMKALAANLEFEKAEQIKKKIEYLEDYYQAKTVITGLKGGDKDVFSIIKNDDIAYVNFLMVRNGTIVQTHTNKLETHLDEPVEEVLVYAIERLRSTFNSDAKEIVVPIPIDYPESDVKIVVPKAGDRKKLIELSEKNAGYFIEELKNKERLKINRNVDQVKVLEQLQADLQLQQLPVHIECFDNSNFQGSYPVSAMVCFKNGVPSKKDYRHFNIKTVQGINDFASMKEAVYRRYKRLKEEQQPLPQLVIIDGGKGQLGAAMEAIEELELHGKITLIGLAKNEEEIFFPGDQESLKLPYSSPSLKFIRFIRDQVHRFGVTFHRAKRSKGTFKNELESINGIGKNTADMLLKTFRSVKNVSQKGVEELAPVIGKAKAQIVWNYFHTDKEPQKD; encoded by the coding sequence ATGACGCAGGAAGCATTTTCGAAAATAGCACCGACCATACCCACACAGCCCGGCGTTTACAAATACTTTGATAACACAGGCACCATTATTTATGTAGGGAAGGCCAAGAACCTGCGCAAACGGGTGAGCTCTTATTTTAACAAAAACATCACCAACTATAAAACTCATGAACTGGTAAAGCGCATTGCTAAAATTGAATTTACTATTGTTGATAGCGAATCGGATGCCTTTATTCTTGAAAACTCACTCATTAAGGAATTTCAACCCCGTTATAATATCAGCTTAAAAGATGATAAAAGTTATCCCTATATTGTTATCAAAAACGAGCCCTTTCCAAGGGTGTATCTCACCAGACAACCGGTGAACGACGGATCTGAATATTTGGGACCTTATACATCGGTTTTTAAAGTAAGGGAACTACTCGAATTCATTCGTCGAACCATACCCTTGCGAACCTGCACGCTTAATCTTACCCCAAAGAATATAGAGCGAAAGAAATTCAAAGTGTGTCTGGAATATCATATCGGTAATTGCAAGGGGCCATGTGAGGGATTACAATCTCAGGAAGAATATGAAGCTAATATCCGTCAGGTAAAAAATCTGCTCAAGGGTAACCTTGCTCCCGTAATCAGGCAGTTCAAAGAAGAAATGAAAGCTCTGGCAGCAAATCTGGAATTTGAGAAAGCAGAACAAATAAAAAAGAAAATTGAGTATCTCGAAGATTATTACCAAGCAAAGACGGTCATCACAGGCTTAAAAGGTGGCGACAAAGATGTCTTCAGCATTATCAAAAACGATGATATTGCTTACGTAAATTTTTTAATGGTGCGCAATGGCACGATTGTACAAACGCATACTAACAAACTAGAGACGCATCTGGACGAACCTGTTGAAGAAGTTTTAGTGTATGCCATAGAAAGATTACGTAGCACCTTTAATAGCGATGCCAAAGAAATTGTGGTACCCATTCCTATTGATTATCCCGAATCGGATGTAAAAATTGTGGTACCCAAAGCCGGCGACAGAAAAAAGCTGATTGAGCTATCGGAAAAAAATGCCGGCTACTTCATTGAGGAACTTAAAAACAAAGAGCGCCTGAAAATTAACCGCAATGTAGATCAGGTAAAAGTACTTGAACAATTGCAGGCCGATTTGCAATTACAACAATTGCCGGTACATATTGAATGTTTTGACAATTCCAATTTTCAGGGTAGCTACCCCGTAAGTGCCATGGTGTGTTTCAAAAACGGGGTTCCTAGCAAAAAAGATTACCGACATTTCAATATAAAAACCGTACAAGGGATTAACGACTTTGCTTCAATGAAAGAAGCCGTGTATCGCCGCTATAAAAGACTGAAGGAAGAGCAACAACCCTTACCCCAACTGGTCATCATCGATGGAGGTAAAGGACAGCTAGGTGCAGCCATGGAAGCAATTGAAGAGCTGGAATTGCATGGAAAAATCACCCTCATAGGCCTTGCCAAGAATGAAGAAGAAATATTTTTCCCCGGCGACCAAGAATCTTTGAAATTGCCGTATAGTAGTCCCAGCCTCAAATTCATAAGATTTATTCGCGACCAAGTGCATCGCTTTGGGGTGACATTTCACAGAGCCAAACGCAGCAAAGGCACTTTCAAAAACGAGCTGGAGAGCATCAACGGCATCGGCAAAAATACTGCGGATATGTTGCTTAAAACATTCAGGTCAGTTAAAAATGTTAGCCAGAAGGGTGTGGAGGAACTGGCCCCTGTAATCGGCAAAGCCAAAGCACAAATCGTATGGAATTATTTCCATACAGATAAAGAACCACAAAAAGATTAA
- the gpmI gene encoding 2,3-bisphosphoglycerate-independent phosphoglycerate mutase: MSKQKKAILIIMDGWGLGKVANADAIQNANVPFTNSLYNKYPNTTLTTFGELVGLPEGQMGNSEVGHLNLGAGRIVYQELQRINVAIRTGELANNPEMVRTLQTAKANNKPLHLMGLVSDGGVHSHINHLKALLDISKEAGLNEVYVHAFTDGRDTDPKSGLQFIEELQNHIDKIGIGKIASVSGRYYAMDRDKRWERVKKAYDVLVKGDGPTATSAVEAVKRSYDENITDEFILPTVIVNADNTPVATIKDGDHVLCFNFRTDRCREITEVLTQADNDEFGMKKLNLDYTTMTVYDHKFVGVHTIFKNEDITNTLGEVIAANGLKQIRIAETEKYPHVTFFFSGGREQPFEGETRILKPSPKVATYDLKPEMSAYELTEAILEEIKNQTADFICLNFANADMVGHTGVFEAAVKAVETVDKCVEQIVTEALKQDYVIFLTADHGNSDYMINEDGSPNTAHTLNPVPLFIIDNQWRGTIKEGKLGDIAPTILTFMKLTIPAEMNGDVLVDPATINY, from the coding sequence ATGTCGAAACAAAAGAAAGCGATCCTTATTATAATGGACGGATGGGGACTAGGAAAAGTTGCAAATGCAGATGCAATTCAAAATGCAAATGTTCCCTTTACCAATTCTTTGTACAACAAATATCCCAATACTACCCTTACTACTTTTGGCGAGCTGGTAGGTTTGCCTGAGGGACAGATGGGGAACTCAGAAGTAGGACATTTAAATCTGGGCGCCGGACGTATTGTTTATCAAGAACTGCAGCGCATCAATGTGGCCATCCGTACCGGCGAACTCGCTAACAATCCAGAAATGGTACGTACCCTGCAAACAGCCAAAGCCAATAATAAACCGTTGCACCTGATGGGACTTGTGAGCGACGGTGGTGTACACTCACACATCAATCACCTAAAAGCGCTGTTAGATATCAGCAAAGAAGCAGGACTCAACGAAGTATATGTGCATGCCTTTACCGACGGGCGTGACACAGATCCCAAAAGTGGTTTACAATTTATCGAAGAACTACAAAACCATATCGACAAAATAGGTATTGGAAAAATCGCTTCTGTGAGCGGGCGTTATTATGCCATGGATCGCGACAAACGTTGGGAACGTGTTAAAAAAGCATATGATGTATTGGTGAAAGGTGATGGCCCTACCGCTACTAGCGCAGTAGAAGCCGTGAAGCGTAGCTACGACGAAAACATTACTGACGAGTTTATTCTTCCTACTGTCATCGTAAATGCAGACAATACTCCTGTTGCAACAATTAAAGACGGAGATCATGTGCTGTGTTTCAACTTCCGTACAGACCGTTGTCGCGAGATTACCGAAGTATTAACCCAGGCCGATAATGACGAGTTCGGCATGAAAAAACTGAATCTGGATTATACCACCATGACAGTATACGACCACAAATTCGTGGGCGTACATACTATCTTCAAAAATGAAGATATTACCAATACTTTGGGAGAAGTGATTGCCGCTAACGGCCTGAAACAAATCCGCATTGCGGAAACCGAAAAATATCCGCATGTAACCTTCTTCTTCAGCGGGGGCCGTGAACAACCATTTGAAGGAGAAACCAGAATCTTAAAACCCTCTCCTAAGGTAGCTACCTACGACTTGAAGCCCGAAATGAGTGCTTACGAACTGACCGAAGCCATTCTAGAAGAAATTAAAAATCAGACTGCCGATTTCATCTGTTTGAACTTTGCTAACGCAGATATGGTGGGACATACAGGCGTTTTCGAAGCGGCGGTGAAAGCAGTTGAAACCGTGGATAAATGTGTGGAGCAAATCGTAACCGAAGCACTAAAACAGGACTATGTCATCTTCCTCACAGCCGATCATGGTAATTCCGACTACATGATTAATGAAGACGGCAGCCCTAACACAGCACACACCCTGAATCCGGTACCTCTGTTCATTATCGATAATCAATGGCGCGGAACTATTAAGGAAGGTAAATTAGGCGATATCGCTCCTACTATTCTCACCTTCATGAAACTGACCATACCTGCAGAAATGAATGGTGATGTATTGGTAGATCCCGCTACCATCAACTACTAA